In a single window of the Spodoptera frugiperda isolate SF20-4 chromosome 19, AGI-APGP_CSIRO_Sfru_2.0, whole genome shotgun sequence genome:
- the LOC118280828 gene encoding transmembrane protein 267 encodes MLRVLRFAATAVLLFTAYFGDVIVFRSRYSNSLLFRAICDVLVHGSLGFFSSIVFFSIDNNYSSLEYDGTLHIVLCTFFSSIIDIDHVFVAKSIFLKDMVNLKHRGIFHCTTFWLALTALLLFYSYIKKRIEVYMFSFMIVIAYITHHLRDGTRRGIWLYPLGSTPPIDKRLYYFILGTFPHVSAMLFKRYKRYFNYPTLESTFTV; translated from the exons ATGTTGAGAGTTTTAAGATTTGCGGCGACTGCGGTGTTGTTGTTTACAGCCTATTTCGGCGATGTCATAGTGTTTCGGTCTAGGTATTCGAACTCCTTGCTGTTTCGAGCCATTTGTGACGTTTTAGTGCATGGAAGCTTGGGATTCTTCTCATCAATAGTTTTCTTCagtattgataataattattcctCGCTGGAGTACGATGGGACGCTACATATAGTTCTATGCACATTTTTCTCGTCCATAATCGATATTGATCATGTTTTCGTCGCTAAATCGATTTTTTTGAAG GATATGGTCAACCTGAAACACCGAGGAATATTCCACTGCACGACGTTTTGGCTCGCCCTCACTGCTTTACTACTCTTCTACAGCTACATAAAGAAGAGAATAGAAGTATACATGTTTAGTTTCATGATTGTAATAGCATATATTACTCATCATTTACGCGATGGAACACGACGAGGCATTTGGCTTTACCCTTTGGGATCAACGCCACCTATTGACAAACGGCTGTACTATTTCATACTAGGCACTTTCCCGCATGTCAGTGCAATGTTGTTTAAAAGATATAAGCGCTATTTTAATTATCCTACTTTAGAAAGCACTTTTACtgtatga